TGGACGGGCTGGGCCGCTTCGGCTCCTTCTACCGGGTGGCGCTGCCGCTGGCCAGACCCGCGCTGGGTGCGGTGGCCATCTTCACCTTCCTGCACTCCTGGAACCTCTACCTGGAGCCGATCGTGTACCTGTCGTCGCCCGACATGTTCACGCTGCCCCAGGCGCTGACCCAGTTCGTGGACAACTACGGCGGGCCCATGTGGAACGTGCAGCTGGCCGCCGCGACGATGACGGCGCTGCCGGTCCTGGTGGTGTTCGTGCTGGCACAGCGGCAGTTCATCGAGGGGCTGGCGCACACCGGGCTGAAGGGCTGAACGGGGTTCGGATCCGTCTTCCGGACGTTCGGTGACCTGGTGAAGACTGTGGTGGTGGACTTCGACGAACTCATCGCCCGGCTCGACCTCAGCACCAAGATCCGCCTGCTCACCGGGGCCGACATGTGGTCGCTCCCTCCCCTGCCCGAGATCGGCCTCGACCGGCTCGTCATGAGTGACGGCCCGATCGGCGTACGCGGGGAGCAGTGGAGCTCGGCCGACCCCTCGATCGCGCTGCCCAGCCCGACCGCGCTGGCCGCCACGTGGGACGTGGACCTGGTGCGGCGGGCAGGCGCGCTGCTGGCGCAGGAGGCCAGGCGCAAGGGCGTGCACGTGCTCCTCGCCCCCACGATCAACCTGCACCGCTCGCCGCTCGGAGGCCGCCATTTCGAGTGCTTCTCCGAGGATCCGTACCTGACGGGAGAGATCGGCGCGGCCTACGTCGAGGGCGTCCAGGAGGGCGGCGTCGCCACCACGCCCAAGCACTTCGTGGCCAACGACTTCGAGACCGAACGCTTCACCGCGGACGTCCAGGTGGGCGAGAAGGCCCTGCGGGAGGCGTACCTGCGGCCGTTCGAGCGGGTGGTGCGGGCCGGGGCGTGGGGCCTCATGACGGCCTACAACTCGGTGAACGGCACCACCATGACCGAGCACTCCGAGCTGGTGAACGGGGTGCTGAAGGGCGAGTGGGAGTTCGACGGGTTCGTGGTGTCGGACTGGACGGCGCTGCGCACGACCGAGGCCGCCGCCATGGGAGGCACCGACGTGGCGATGCCCGGCCCGTCCGGGCCCTGGGGCGAGAAGCTGGAGGCGGCCGTGCGGGAGGGGCGCGTGCCGGAGTCGGTCGTGGACGACCGCGTGCGCCGCATCCTGCGCCTGGCCCGGCGCGTCGGCGCCCTGCGCGGCGCCGGACCGCACTCCGCGCCGCCTCCCGCCAGGGAGCGCGTCGACGGGGTGGCGCTGGCCCGCGAGGTGGCCACGCGCGGCTTCACCCTGCTGACCAACGACGGCATCCTGCCGTTCCGGCAGGTCAGGACCGTCGCCGTGATCGGGGCGGCGGCCGCGGAAGCCCGCGTCATGGGCGGCGGCAGCGCGCAGGTCTTCCCCGACAGGATCGTCTCGCCGCTGCAGGGACTCGGGGAGCGGGCCGAGGTCCGGTACGCGCTCGGCACCGACCCCCGGATCCGCCTGTCCCCGATCCCCGGCCCGGCCACGGCCACCTTCCTGGACGCGGAGGGCGCGGCGCTGTCCGAGCAGCCGCTGGCCGCGGCCGAGGCCCGGTGGATCGGCCAGCTGCCGCCCGACGTGGACGGCGACCGGCTGACGGCGGTCCGGCTGCGCACCACGTACACGCCGGACGTCTCGGGCGGGCACCAGCTCTCCGTCGCCGGGGTGGGGGCCTTCACCGTCGCCGTGAACGGCGAGACCGTCCTCGACGAGCTCCTCGAGGCGGACGGCGACGACCCGGCCGCGGCGTTCCTGTCGCCGCCGGAGCGGCGGGTGGGCGTGGCCATGACCGCCGGGGAGCCGTACGAGGTGGTCGTGACGCACCCGGCGGGGGCGTTCGGCGGGATGGCGTTCGTGTCGTTCACGGTCGGCCACGCGAATCCGAGCCCCGGCGAGGAGGAGCTGCTGGCCGAGGCCGCGCGGGTGGCGGCCGAGTGCGACGTGGCGGTGGTCGTGGCCGCGACCACGCCGGAGGTGGAGAGCGAGGGCTTCGACCGTACGGACCTCAGGCTGCCCGGACGGCAGGACGAGCTGATCCGCGCCGTCGCCGCCGCCAACCCGCGCACCGTCGTGGTCGTCAACGCCGGCTCGCCGGTCGAGATGCCGTGGACGGGGGAGGTGGCGGCCGTGCTGCTCACCTGGTTCCCCGGGCAGGAGGCGGGGGCGGCGCTGGCGGACGTGCTGTTCGGGGACGCCGAGCCGGGCGGGCGGCTGCCCACGACCTGGCCGAAGCGGCTGGAGGACGCTCCCGTGGTGGACGTGACGCCGGTGGACGGCGTGCTGGCGTACGAGGAGGGCGTCTCGATCGGGTACCGGGCGTGGGAGCGGTCGGGGCGCGCGCCCGCGTTCTGGTTCGGGCACGGCCTGGGCTACACGACCTGGTCGTACGACTCGATCGCGGCCGAGGGGACGACCGTCACGGTCGCCGTCACCAACACCGGCGACCGCCCTGGCCGCGAGGTCGTGCAGGTGTACGTCGCCGGAGCGTTGGCCGGCTTCGACGTGGTCGAGGCCGCGCCCGGGGAGACCGTGCTCACCACGATCTTCCTGCCGGAGCGGGCCTTCCAGGTCTGGGACGGCGGCTGGCGGACGGTCGAGGGCGAGTACGCGGTCGAGGCGGGCCCCAGCGTGGGCGATCTGCGGCTGTCGGCTACCGTGAAGGTGTAAGCCGCGCGAGAAATGGCCGGGTCGCGTTTTCCGTACTGCACCAGTTGGTTTGTATCCTTCAGAGCATGGCAAAGTCCGAGGAACCAGAGAAGCCGGGGCGCATCAAGCAGCTCCGCATGATCGCGCAGATCATCAAGCAGGCCAACCCCAAGGGGATGCCCATAGTCTTCCTCTCGGCGGTGGGCACGCTGGCGGTGGTCGTCGTGATCGGCCTGGTCACGGACTACCTGTGGTATTCGGTGTTCATCGGCGTGCTGGCCGCGCTCACGGTCGGTCTGGTGGTGTTCGGGCAACTCGCCCAGAAGGCGCAATACTCGATCCTGCACGGCCAGACCGGCGCCGCGGCGGCGGTGCTGCAGGGCATGCGCGGCAACTGGCAGGTCACCCCGGCCATCGCGGTCAACCGCGACCAGGACCTCATCCACCTCGTGGTCGGCTTCCCCGGCGTCGTGCTGGTGTCGGAGGGGCCCGGCAACCGGGTGGCGAAGATGCTGGCGGCCGAGAAGAAGCGGGTCGCCCGAGTGGTGCTGGGCATCGAGATCTACGACGTGCAGTGCGGTGACGGCGAGGGGCAGGTGCCGCTCGGCAAGCTGCAGCGCCACATCATGAAGCTGCCGCGCAACCTGAAGAAGCCCGCGGTCAACGAGGTGAAGGACCGCCTGCGCTCGCTGCCGAAGAACATGCCGATGCCCAAGGGTCCGATGCCCAGGGGCGCCCGCATGCCGCGCGGCCCCAAGATGCGCTAGTGCTGTCGGGTTCGTCGCGGGCCAACCGCTGGTGGTGGGACGGCAACGCCGACGACTACCAGGTCGAGCACGGCGAGTTCCTGCGTGACACCGGCTTCGTCTGGTGCCCCGAGGGCGTGGACGAGGCCGACGCGCACCTCCTCGGCGAGGTGCGCGGCCGGCGTGTGCTGGAGATCGGCTGCGGGGCGGCGCAGTGCGCGCGGTGGCTGGTGACGCAGGGGGCGCGGGTGGCCGCGTTCGACATCTCGCACCGGCAGCTGCGCCACGCCCAGCGCATCGACCTCGACACCGGGCTGCGCGTGCCCGTGGTGCAGGCCGACGCCGAGTCGCTGCCGTTCGCCGACGACGCCTTCGACCTGGCCTGCTCGGCGTTCGGCGCGCTGCCGTTCGTGGCCGACCCGCTCGCGGTCTTCCGCGAGGTGCGCAGGGTGCTCAGGCCGGGCGGCCGGTTCGTGTTCTCGGTGAGCCATCCGATCCGCTGGGCTTTCCCCGACGACCCGGGGCCGCGCGGGCTGACGTCCGACCGGTCCTACTTCGACCGCTCCCCCTATGAGGAACAGGACGAGAGCGGCACGGTCACGTACGTCGAGCACCACCGCACCCTGGGCGACTGGGTGAGCCTGCTGGTCGCCTCCGGCCTGACCGTCGCCGGGCTGCTGGAGCCCGAGTGGCCCGAGGGGCACGAGCGGGTGTGGGGCGGCTGGAGCCCGCTGCGCGGCCGCCACCTGCCCGGCACAGCGATCTTCAGCTGCGCGAATACCTAGCGGCCATGGCGTGGAAGACCTCCTTGGGCTCCCAGCGCCGCTCGTCGAGCATCCTCACCACGCCGTACGAGCCGAGGTCGGCCTCGCCGACGCGGTTGTAGGCCGCGAACGTGAACCAGAGCGCGGTGTCCACGCCCTCCTGCTCGAAGACGTCCATCAGCTCGGTGAAATAGCGCACCTGCTCGCCCTCGTCGGGCACGGCGCCGTCGGGCACCACCCACGCCGAGCCGCCGCGCTCCCCCGCGCCGCGGTAGGCGCACGTGCCGAACTCGGTCACCGCGACCGGCTTGCCGTGCTTGAACTGGGCGCGCAGCTCGTCCACGAAGTCGTGGGCGTTGTAGGAGGCGCGGTAGGCGTCCACGCCCGCCACGTCGAACGGGGCCCAGTCGACCGGCTCCCACGGCCCCGAGGCGTAGCTCAGCCTGCCGCCGAACAGCGGCCGCACGGCCTCGGCCACCTTCGCCAGGTAACCGTTGAAGCGCGGCATGACCTGCATCAGGGACGTCCACCACTCGATGTCGCCGCTCATCATGGCGCCGAGCCGGTCGCGGTAGCCGTCGCCCTCGATGAAGCCCTTGCCGAAGGCGGTGATCTCACAGCCGGTGACCAGCACGATGTCGGCGCCGTCGCGGCGCAGCCCCTCGGCGCGGCCGGCCGCGTCGGCGAAGACCTCGAGCATCT
This genomic interval from Nonomuraea helvata contains the following:
- a CDS encoding DUF4191 domain-containing protein; protein product: MAKSEEPEKPGRIKQLRMIAQIIKQANPKGMPIVFLSAVGTLAVVVVIGLVTDYLWYSVFIGVLAALTVGLVVFGQLAQKAQYSILHGQTGAAAAVLQGMRGNWQVTPAIAVNRDQDLIHLVVGFPGVVLVSEGPGNRVAKMLAAEKKRVARVVLGIEIYDVQCGDGEGQVPLGKLQRHIMKLPRNLKKPAVNEVKDRLRSLPKNMPMPKGPMPRGARMPRGPKMR
- a CDS encoding class I SAM-dependent methyltransferase produces the protein MLSGSSRANRWWWDGNADDYQVEHGEFLRDTGFVWCPEGVDEADAHLLGEVRGRRVLEIGCGAAQCARWLVTQGARVAAFDISHRQLRHAQRIDLDTGLRVPVVQADAESLPFADDAFDLACSAFGALPFVADPLAVFREVRRVLRPGGRFVFSVSHPIRWAFPDDPGPRGLTSDRSYFDRSPYEEQDESGTVTYVEHHRTLGDWVSLLVASGLTVAGLLEPEWPEGHERVWGGWSPLRGRHLPGTAIFSCANT
- a CDS encoding glycoside hydrolase family 3 protein — translated: MKTVVVDFDELIARLDLSTKIRLLTGADMWSLPPLPEIGLDRLVMSDGPIGVRGEQWSSADPSIALPSPTALAATWDVDLVRRAGALLAQEARRKGVHVLLAPTINLHRSPLGGRHFECFSEDPYLTGEIGAAYVEGVQEGGVATTPKHFVANDFETERFTADVQVGEKALREAYLRPFERVVRAGAWGLMTAYNSVNGTTMTEHSELVNGVLKGEWEFDGFVVSDWTALRTTEAAAMGGTDVAMPGPSGPWGEKLEAAVREGRVPESVVDDRVRRILRLARRVGALRGAGPHSAPPPARERVDGVALAREVATRGFTLLTNDGILPFRQVRTVAVIGAAAAEARVMGGGSAQVFPDRIVSPLQGLGERAEVRYALGTDPRIRLSPIPGPATATFLDAEGAALSEQPLAAAEARWIGQLPPDVDGDRLTAVRLRTTYTPDVSGGHQLSVAGVGAFTVAVNGETVLDELLEADGDDPAAAFLSPPERRVGVAMTAGEPYEVVVTHPAGAFGGMAFVSFTVGHANPSPGEEELLAEAARVAAECDVAVVVAATTPEVESEGFDRTDLRLPGRQDELIRAVAAANPRTVVVVNAGSPVEMPWTGEVAAVLLTWFPGQEAGAALADVLFGDAEPGGRLPTTWPKRLEDAPVVDVTPVDGVLAYEEGVSIGYRAWERSGRAPAFWFGHGLGYTTWSYDSIAAEGTTVTVAVTNTGDRPGREVVQVYVAGALAGFDVVEAAPGETVLTTIFLPERAFQVWDGGWRTVEGEYAVEAGPSVGDLRLSATVKV